One segment of Phragmites australis chromosome 13, lpPhrAust1.1, whole genome shotgun sequence DNA contains the following:
- the LOC133889499 gene encoding cell number regulator 2-like: MAVTLCMHMRAAATACCLMLFCPCVAFGRTTRIVDKGATCIMAIGSIYNAYYRDNKVTIATILVYGWHVNMERMGKGAATTSPQMYPGMTR, translated from the exons ATGGCCGTGACCTTATGCATGCACATGCGTGCTGCTGCTACTGCATGCTGCTTGATGCTCTTCTGCCCGTGCGTCGCCTTCGGGAGGACCACCAGGATTGTCGACAAGGGAGCCACGTGTAT CATGGCAATAGGCTCCATTTACAATGCCTATTATCGTGACAATAAAGTCACTATTGCAACAATATTAGTTTATG GATGGCACGTGAACATGGAGAGGATGGGTAAAGGCGCTGCAACTACCTCGCCCCAAATGTATCCAGGGATGACACGGTAG